In the genome of Mucilaginibacter sp. 14171R-50, the window AGCGGGCGGATCATACAATTTCCTGAAAGAAACCTACGGTAAAACCGGCATGGGTAAATTAATGAGTTTTTTATTCGTATGGCAAACCATGATACAGGCGCCGCTGGTAATAGCGTCTGCGGCGATAGGGTTCGCCTCGTACTTTTCATACCTGCTGCCGTTATCCGCTGTAGAAGCTAAAATAATGAGCGGCAGTGTGGTAATTTGTATAATCGTATTGCTTTACCGCAAAATTGAATCTATCGGCAAAATAAGTATGGTGTTGTGGGTAGGCGTTTTACTAACCCTGATATGGATAATTGGCGGCGGCTTAGCACATGGCAACTTTTTATCACCCATAAAGCATATTAACGACGGCCTTACGCTTAACTACGCGTTTGTTGCTGCTCTTGGTTTTGCCAGCGTAAAAAGCGTTTACAGCTACCTGGGTTATTACAATATTTGCCATTTGGGCGGCGAAATTATCGACCCGGCTAAAAACATACCAAAAAGTATGTTTATATCTATTGCAGGCATTGCGGTTTTATATATGCTGATGAACGTAAGTGTGGTGAGCGTAATTCCGTGGCAGCACGCTAAAGACAGTGGCTTTGTAGTCAGCGAATTTATGGAGCAACTATCTGGACATGCTGCGGCTAAAATTATTACCTGCCTAATACTACTTGTGGCCTTTTCGTCGGTATTTTCGGCTACCCTGGGCTATAGCCGTATTCCGTATGCAGCAGCTGCAGATGGCGCGTTCTTTAAGGTATTTGCAAAACTTCACCCTACCGGCAACTTCCCGCATGTTTCGTTATTATTTTTAGGTGGGGTAGCTTTTATTTTTAGCCTGCTGTTTAAGCTTAGCGATGTAATCAGCGCTATACTGGCCATGCGCATAGTCATCCAGTTTATTTCGCAGGCATGGGGGCTGTTCCTGCTTCGGCGGCGGAAAAGCGAAACCAGCTTCCCCTATAAAATGCCGCTATTTCCAATACCCGTTTTCCTGGCTATTATCATGTGGGTAGGTATATTGATATCCACCGGTTTTCACATGGTGTTAGGCGGCCTAAGCGCAATAGCTTTGGGCGTTGTGGTTTACTTTGTTAAAGCAAAAGCGAATAAAGAGTGGCCTTTTAACATTACCGCTAAAGCCGATAAAAATCCTCAGCATTTTTAGCCCAAAAGGCTTCTTGTTCATCCTGGCTTAATCTACTTACGTAGTTGTCAATAACCGCCAGCACACCATTATAACCGCCGGCTACATTACATACGGGCCAATCAGAACCGTACATTACGCGCTGCGCCCCAAAGGCTTCGAAAACCACCTCCAGGTAGGGTGTAAAATCTTTGGGTTGCCAGTTAAGCCAATCAGCTTCGGTTACCATTCCCGATATTTTGCAGCAAACGTTTGGCAAGGCGGCTATCGCTTGCATATCCGTTTTCCAGCCGGTTATCCGTTTTTCTTTTATGTACGGTTTCGCCAGGTGGTCTATCACAAAACGCTGATCAGGAAAGGCCGATGCGAATTGCAGGGCATATGGCAACTGATTTGGCTTTATCAATATATCGTAACTAAAATTGTATTTATTTAGTAAGCCAATGCCCCGCATAAAATTTGGGTTCAGCATAAACTTGTCATCAGCCTCGCCCTGTAGTATATGGCGAAACCCCTTAATCAGCTTAACTGTGCTGTAATACTGCAGGCGTTCTTCCACCCTGTCGGCCGCCATTTCTATCCAGCCAACTATACCCTTAATAAAACTGTTGTTTTCCGCAAGGCTCAGCATAAGGTCGTTTTCGGCTTCGGTTTGCTCTACCTGCACGGTTATGCATCCCTCAATACCGTTTTGCTGCAATATGGGTTGCAGTTGGCCGGGTAAAAAATCCTTTTGGATGGCCTGCATCGAATCATCTATCCAGGCGTGCCTTTCGGCGTCAAATGTCCAAAAATGCTGGTGACTGTCAATCTTTCGCATAGGCTTTGAGCACTTGTTTTGCTTCCCCAAGGCCCTCAATACCAAGTTCAACTATATCGCCGGGCTTTAAATATAATGGTGGTTTCATACCTAAACCTACCCCTGCAGGTGTACCTGTAGATATCACATCGCCGGGCAACAAGGTCATGAACTGACTTATATAAGCCACTAAATAAGGGATATTGAATATCAGGTTTGATGTGCTGCCGTCCTGAACAATTTTGCCGTTAAGGGATAACCACAAGCGCAGGTTATGTACATCTTCGATCTCATCTGTTGTAGCTAAAAACGGGCCTACCGGTGCAAAGGTATCGCAGCCTTTGCCCTTATCCCAGGTGCCATTACGTTCTAATTGAAACTCTCTTTCAGACACGTCGTTATGCAGGCAATATCCCGCCACATAATCCATCGCTTCGCTTTCTTCAATATAGCTGGCCTTTTTGCCGATCACCACAGCCAATTCTACTTCCCAATCGGTTTTTACGGAGTTTTTAGGAATAACAATATCATCATTGGGACCCACCAGGGCCGTAGTTGACTTAAGGAACAAGATAGGCTCCTTTGGCAGCGGCGCGTTCGTCTCCTCGGCATGATCTTTATAATTAAGGCCTATACAAACAATTTTTGAAGGGCGTGCAAACGGGCTGCCTAATCGTTCGCTATCGGCAATTTTTGTAAGCTTTCCCTCGTTTTCGTTGATAAATTGCCGTAGCCTGTTTAGCCCGTCGTTCTCAAAAAAGGCTTCGTTATAATCCTCTCCAAAGGCCGATGTGTCGTATTTTACATCATTAATGATAACACCGGTTTTTTCGTTACCTGCCGCGCCGTATCGTATCAGTTTCATTTATTTAATAGTGAGTAGTAAAAGGGTTAAATGGTGAACAGTTGATGGTTCTCTGTTAAAAGAAAGTTGGTAGCAGATGATTGATAAAGCATTCCAGCACTTAAATTTCGGAATATTTGACCGCACGCCACTCAACCATTCTCTATTCACCATAAATTAATTGTTTAATTTTATAAAGCCCCCGTCTATGGGGTAATCGCAGCCTGTTATAAAGCCTGCTTCGTCGCTGCACAGGTATAAGGCCAGTGCCGCAACTTCCTCGGGCCTGCCCATGCGGCCAATGGGCTGGCTTTTTGAGAGCTTTTCAAAAATCTCTTCTTCGCGGCCCGCATAATTTTTCGATATAAAGCCATCAACAAACGGCGTGTGCACCCTGGCCGGCGAAATGGTATTACACCGGATATGATCTGCAAGATAATCTCGCGCTACCGAAAGGCTCATGGCCATAATGGCGCCCTTGCTCATGGAATAGGCAAACCTATCGGTAATACCCACCGTTGCCGCAATTGATGCCATATTAAGAATAACCCCACCGCCGTTTACTTTCATTAAAGGCACAGCCGCATACAAGGCGTTGTAAGCCCCCTTAACATTCACGTTATATACACGGTCAAGATCGGCTCCTGTTGTGCCTTCCAGGCTGCCTATGTGTGCTATGCCTGCATTATTTACCAGGATGTCAACCACCCCTATCCGTTTAAATACATCCAGTACCTGTTCTTGCAGGCTTATATCGGCAGTATAACCAAAGGCATTGCCGCCACCGGATTGTATTTCTCCGATGGTTTGCGTGGCGGCATCTTCATTAAGTTCAATGATATGTACCGTGGCACCTTGCCGGGCAAAAAGCACCGAAATGGCCCTACCAATCCCGCTGCCCCCACCTGTTATTACCGCGTGTTTATTTTTTAAGCTGAACATTGTAATGCTTTATAATGAAACCCCTCTCTTCCAGGGGATGAAATCGTCCTGTCCTAAAATTACCGCTTTGGGTTGTTTTAGCCCGCTGGCCACTTCTATCACATAATCCAGCATGCGTGTGGCCGATTG includes:
- a CDS encoding APC family permease translates to MAENTLVRRLGLAHATAINMTDMVGIGPFITLPMVIGMMNGPWFLYAWLAGAILSFIDAMVWSELGAAFPKAGGSYNFLKETYGKTGMGKLMSFLFVWQTMIQAPLVIASAAIGFASYFSYLLPLSAVEAKIMSGSVVICIIVLLYRKIESIGKISMVLWVGVLLTLIWIIGGGLAHGNFLSPIKHINDGLTLNYAFVAALGFASVKSVYSYLGYYNICHLGGEIIDPAKNIPKSMFISIAGIAVLYMLMNVSVVSVIPWQHAKDSGFVVSEFMEQLSGHAAAKIITCLILLVAFSSVFSATLGYSRIPYAAAADGAFFKVFAKLHPTGNFPHVSLLFLGGVAFIFSLLFKLSDVISAILAMRIVIQFISQAWGLFLLRRRKSETSFPYKMPLFPIPVFLAIIMWVGILISTGFHMVLGGLSAIALGVVVYFVKAKANKEWPFNITAKADKNPQHF
- a CDS encoding amidohydrolase yields the protein MRKIDSHQHFWTFDAERHAWIDDSMQAIQKDFLPGQLQPILQQNGIEGCITVQVEQTEAENDLMLSLAENNSFIKGIVGWIEMAADRVEERLQYYSTVKLIKGFRHILQGEADDKFMLNPNFMRGIGLLNKYNFSYDILIKPNQLPYALQFASAFPDQRFVIDHLAKPYIKEKRITGWKTDMQAIAALPNVCCKISGMVTEADWLNWQPKDFTPYLEVVFEAFGAQRVMYGSDWPVCNVAGGYNGVLAVIDNYVSRLSQDEQEAFWAKNAEDFYRL
- a CDS encoding fumarylacetoacetate hydrolase family protein encodes the protein MKLIRYGAAGNEKTGVIINDVKYDTSAFGEDYNEAFFENDGLNRLRQFINENEGKLTKIADSERLGSPFARPSKIVCIGLNYKDHAEETNAPLPKEPILFLKSTTALVGPNDDIVIPKNSVKTDWEVELAVVIGKKASYIEESEAMDYVAGYCLHNDVSEREFQLERNGTWDKGKGCDTFAPVGPFLATTDEIEDVHNLRLWLSLNGKIVQDGSTSNLIFNIPYLVAYISQFMTLLPGDVISTGTPAGVGLGMKPPLYLKPGDIVELGIEGLGEAKQVLKAYAKD
- a CDS encoding SDR family NAD(P)-dependent oxidoreductase, whose amino-acid sequence is MFSLKNKHAVITGGGSGIGRAISVLFARQGATVHIIELNEDAATQTIGEIQSGGGNAFGYTADISLQEQVLDVFKRIGVVDILVNNAGIAHIGSLEGTTGADLDRVYNVNVKGAYNALYAAVPLMKVNGGGVILNMASIAATVGITDRFAYSMSKGAIMAMSLSVARDYLADHIRCNTISPARVHTPFVDGFISKNYAGREEEIFEKLSKSQPIGRMGRPEEVAALALYLCSDEAGFITGCDYPIDGGFIKLNN